The following nucleotide sequence is from Peptococcaceae bacterium 1198_IL3148.
GTAGGTTAGTATAAATTAACAATAAAAAAACGCCCGCTGGGCGTTTTTTTATATCTGTTCAAACTCATCTTTGCCCACACCACAAATTGGGCAAGTCCAATCATCCGGTAGATCCTCAAATGCAGTACCTGGCTCAATCCCATGTTCAGCATCACCTTGACTGGGGTTATATTCGTAACCACATACTTGACAGCGATACACTTTATCGTTTGACTGCTTTGGCAATGTTTCATCTTTCGGCGGTGTACTTTTTATTGGTTCTTTAGCACTGCCGCCCTTTAATTGGTGATAATACGCGTATGTCATTGGAGCACCAGTGTTAAGCACTTCAGCATCTGTCATTTCGCCGATAAAGATGGTGTGGGTGCCGACATCAACCGTTTGTATTACTTTAGCCTCCATAAAGCTCAATGTATTCTTTAGAATATAGGGCAACCCGTTGTCGGTAGTTTGGTAATCAATACCCTCAAACTTATTATGTTCTCTGCCAGATTTAAAGCCAAATTGACCAATTAAAGACAATGGCGCATCCTGGGCCAGTACTGAAACGGTAAATGCTTGACCAGCCATTATGTATTCATGGGTAAGATTATTTTTATTGATGCTCACCGCCATAGTGACGGGGTTAGAGGAAATCTGAAACATCGTATTGGCTATCTGTCCATTAATGTTTTCATCATTTTTTCCACAAACAACATACAACCCATAAGTAATGCTATACAGTGCTTTATTATTCATAAATTTCCTCCTTTGATAATCATATTTAATAAGCAAATACTATCAAATATCACTATCTAAAGGCAAATTAATTTTGTATTAAAAATATATAACCCGAGACAAAACCTCGGGTTATAAAAATTATTCTGGCGACAACCTACTCTCCCAGGGATAAACCCAAGTACCATCGGCCCTGCAGAGCTTAACTTCCGTGTTCGGCATGGGAACGGGTGTAACATCTGCGGCAAAACCACCAGAAAACTTATCTAATTATTTTGGTTGCGGGGGAGGGACTTGAACCCTCGACCTTCGGGTTATGAGCCCGACGAGCTACCAACTGCTCCACCCCGCGACAACAAAAATAATTATAACAAAAACTATTATTCTAT
It contains:
- a CDS encoding flavin reductase, giving the protein MNNKALYSITYGLYVVCGKNDENINGQIANTMFQISSNPVTMAVSINKNNLTHEYIMAGQAFTVSVLAQDAPLSLIGQFGFKSGREHNKFEGIDYQTTDNGLPYILKNTLSFMEAKVIQTVDVGTHTIFIGEMTDAEVLNTGAPMTYAYYHQLKGGSAKEPIKSTPPKDETLPKQSNDKVYRCQVCGYEYNPSQGDAEHGIEPGTAFEDLPDDWTCPICGVGKDEFEQI